The window GTAGCAGAGGGGATGCAGTGGAAGAAAAATTATGCCGGGGAATTACAAATTAGTCTTAATCAGGACTGATCGTGATGATAGAAGACGAAGAACTCCGGAATCTGTATCAGATTTCAAGTGAAGAACGTTTGCAGCAATTGAAATCTGGATTGCAGTATTTACAAAAATACCCGGATGATGAAACAACCTTAAAAGAATTGCGGCGAGAAGCTCATAGTCTGAGAGGAGATTCTAGAGGTGTCGGGGTAGAATCTGTAGAAACTCTTGTTTATTGGGTTGAGAAAATTTTTGGACACCTCATCCGTCAACAAATCGTTTTCACTCCACAATTGAACAATCGACTCGAACAAGGATTAGCGGCAATTAATCGTTTGGTACAGGAAGCCGTCACTGAGCAACCAAGTGGGGTGGATATAGATGGAGTGATTGAAGGATTGACTGGGATTATTTCGGAGGCACAAAAACCACCGTCAGATGCTTCTTTAGACGCCAAAGTAGATCAAAAATGGGAGCTAACTTTGCATCAAGGAGCTGTACCTTTTGCGATCGCCCCTGGAGACGCTGCGCTTAGCGAAATCGCAAACATTAACAACGAAACTGCTCAATCTGTATCCGCTCTGATAGAAGACGAAACACTCCGGGAGTTATACCACATTACCAGCCTAGAGCGTTTGCAGAATTTGGAAGCTGGCTTACGCAATTTAACATTGTATCCGGCAGATGAAACGATTTTAGAAACATTACAACGGGAAGCCCACAGCCTTACCGGAGACTCGAAAAGTGCTGGGGTAGAAACAGTAGAAATCCTCGCCCGTTCTCTGGAAGAGATTCTCTTAAACCTCAAACATCAACAGATTGTTTTAACCCAAAAATTGATCGATTGCCTTGAGCAAGGATTAACAGCTATTCATCGTTTGGTAGAAGAATCCGTTACCGGTCAACCCAGTGGAGTTGATGTCACTGAAGTTTTTGATTACTTGATGGAAGTAGTTTTGGAGTTACAACAGCTACAACCGGATGCTGTTCCCAGCGATGAAGAGGAAAAAGAAGATCAGGAAGATTTTCACTTTCAACCCACGATTGATGACCATACCCATCCATTTATTACACCCCTATTAAAATCAGAGTTCAAGGGTAACGTTACCCAAATTCCTTCCACCTTTATCGAAGATGAAGAGTTTCGAGACATTTATAGAACGACAAGCGAAGAACGCTTACAGAAACTCGAAGCTGGGTTGCTACATTTAGAAAAACATCCCGATGACGAAACCACGTTAGAAGAATTGCTGCGGGAAGCGCACAGCCTTAAAGGTGATTCAAGAAGTGCAGACTTGGAATCGGTAGAAACCCTGACTCATGCTGTCGAAGACGTTCTTTTATGCATCAAAAAACAACAAATTATCTTAACGTCAGAAGTCAGCGATCGCCTTTATCAAGGATTGGATGCGATCGCTTTTTTGGTACACGAAGCCGTAACAGGTCAACACAGTAATGTTGATACTCCAGCGGTATTAAAACAGTTGATGGCAGTCGTTGCGGCACTTCCCCTTCCAGAGTCCCTATCGGTTCCTCCTGAAACCCCTGCTGCCATTCCCACAATTGCAACTCAAGATATACCCACTCCCTCTATCGGAGCAAGTGAACCCTATCGCATCGATACCATTCGCGTTCCCACTCGCGAACTCGATGCCTTAATGACACAAGCGGAGGAATTAACCGTCACCAAAATCCAAATTGCTCACGCTACCGCTGAAATTGAAGAATTAGCACGCCTGTGGAATAAGTGGAAAGCCTTTAATAAAAAGCAACATCGTCAGTCTTCCTCTTTGGCAACTAATCCTTATCAAGAGAGTATACAAAAAGCAATCGACAGCTTGAGTCTATTGGCTCAGGATAATAGCACCAAACTAAACTTAATTGCTGAGGACTTAAAAGAAAAAATTGGTAATTTACGACTTCTTCCTCTATCTACCTTATTTCAGTTTTTTACCCGTACCGTGCGGGATTTAGCCAAACAGCAAGGCAAAGAAGTGGAATTAATCATTGAAGGAGGAGAAACAACAGCCGACAAGCGCATTCTCGAAGAAATGAAAGACTCCTTGATGCACCTGATCCGTAATGCGATCGACCATGGTATCGAGACTCCCGCCGAACGCGAAAAATTGGGTAAACCTCCCATCGCTACGATTTGGTTAAGAGGTTACCAAAGTACTCACCATATCGTTATTGAAATAGCAGATGATGGGCGAGGATTAGACATCAAAAAAATTAAACAAACTGCCGTTAAACGCAAGCTTTACCATCCAGAACAACTGGAAAATATGACTTCCAGTCAAGTCTACTCTCTAATCTTTGCTCCTGGGTTTTCAACCCGAACCTTTATTACAGAAATTTCTGGTAGAGGCATTGGATTAGATGTAGTCCGCACTAATGTTGAGCGGCTAAAAGGTAGCATTCAAATTGAATCAACCCCCGGTCAAAAATGTACATTCCGCCTACAGTTAGGCAAGTCACTGGCAACCCTTAATACATTGTTATTGAAGGTACAAGGCATTATCTATGCTCTACCAATGGAGTATGTGCCGGGGAGTTTATTAGTTTCCCAAGATGAGATTTCTATCATTAAAGGTCGAGAAATGATTACTTGGGATGGTGAAAAAGTTCCGGTTGTTGATTTAGGCGATTTGCTACAACTCTCCAACTCCCCTGGTTATATATCCAGACCCAAGGTTGAACAACAAACGAGCGAGTTACGTACTTGTATTATACTCAAAGTTGGAGAAGAACAAGCGGGATTTTTTGTTGATCGCCTGTTGGATACACAAGAGGTGGTCATCAAACCTCAGAGCCAATTATTGAAGCGAATGCATAACATCCTTGGCGCAACAATTCTTCCTTCTGGGGAAGTATGTATGATTCTGCATCCTCCAGATTTGCTTAAGTCATTGCAAAAACAATCTCCATCCACTGTTCAAATTAAACCCAATAAAATCATTCCCCGAAAGCCTAGCATTCTCCTCGTAGAAGACTCTATTTATGTTCGTACTCAAGAACAACGGCTATTAGAGAAAGCGGGCTATGAAGTAGTGATAGCTGTTGATGGATTAGATGGTTATCGCCAACTCAAAAAACGTAATTTTGATGCGGTAATTTCTGACGTGGAAATGCCCAATTTAGATGGACTTTCGCTCACTACCAAAATTCGGCAACATCCAGAATATCAGGATTTGCCCATTATTCTGGTAACTACACTTAATTCAGATGAAGACAAAAGAAGGGGAGCAGATGCAGGAGCCAATGCTTACGTTATCAAAGGTAAGTTT of the Allocoleopsis franciscana PCC 7113 genome contains:
- a CDS encoding hybrid sensor histidine kinase/response regulator; this translates as MIEDEELRNLYQISSEERLQQLKSGLQYLQKYPDDETTLKELRREAHSLRGDSRGVGVESVETLVYWVEKIFGHLIRQQIVFTPQLNNRLEQGLAAINRLVQEAVTEQPSGVDIDGVIEGLTGIISEAQKPPSDASLDAKVDQKWELTLHQGAVPFAIAPGDAALSEIANINNETAQSVSALIEDETLRELYHITSLERLQNLEAGLRNLTLYPADETILETLQREAHSLTGDSKSAGVETVEILARSLEEILLNLKHQQIVLTQKLIDCLEQGLTAIHRLVEESVTGQPSGVDVTEVFDYLMEVVLELQQLQPDAVPSDEEEKEDQEDFHFQPTIDDHTHPFITPLLKSEFKGNVTQIPSTFIEDEEFRDIYRTTSEERLQKLEAGLLHLEKHPDDETTLEELLREAHSLKGDSRSADLESVETLTHAVEDVLLCIKKQQIILTSEVSDRLYQGLDAIAFLVHEAVTGQHSNVDTPAVLKQLMAVVAALPLPESLSVPPETPAAIPTIATQDIPTPSIGASEPYRIDTIRVPTRELDALMTQAEELTVTKIQIAHATAEIEELARLWNKWKAFNKKQHRQSSSLATNPYQESIQKAIDSLSLLAQDNSTKLNLIAEDLKEKIGNLRLLPLSTLFQFFTRTVRDLAKQQGKEVELIIEGGETTADKRILEEMKDSLMHLIRNAIDHGIETPAEREKLGKPPIATIWLRGYQSTHHIVIEIADDGRGLDIKKIKQTAVKRKLYHPEQLENMTSSQVYSLIFAPGFSTRTFITEISGRGIGLDVVRTNVERLKGSIQIESTPGQKCTFRLQLGKSLATLNTLLLKVQGIIYALPMEYVPGSLLVSQDEISIIKGREMITWDGEKVPVVDLGDLLQLSNSPGYISRPKVEQQTSELRTCIILKVGEEQAGFFVDRLLDTQEVVIKPQSQLLKRMHNILGATILPSGEVCMILHPPDLLKSLQKQSPSTVQIKPNKIIPRKPSILLVEDSIYVRTQEQRLLEKAGYEVVIAVDGLDGYRQLKKRNFDAVISDVEMPNLDGLSLTTKIRQHPEYQDLPIILVTTLNSDEDKRRGADAGANAYVIKGKFNQEFLLETLEKFV